A single region of the Kineosporiaceae bacterium SCSIO 59966 genome encodes:
- a CDS encoding polyribonucleotide nucleotidyltransferase has protein sequence MEGSQHDGVAVTEAVIDNGSFGTRTVRFETGRLARQAAGSVVAYLDDETMLLSATTAGKHPKEHFDFFPLTVDVEERMYAAGRIPGSFFRREGRPSTDAILTCRLIDRPLRPSFVSGLRNEVQVVITVMALHPDDAYDVVAINAASASTQLSGLPFSGPIGGVRVALVEGQWVAFPRHSELERAVFDMVVAGRVVSGSGADADVAIMMVEAEATETSWDLISEGATAPTEEVVAEGLEAAKPFIAELCRAQQQLADAARKETVEFPRFLDYTDDVLEAVTELAADDLAQALTIAGKQERESRLDELKASVRERLADRFEGRDKEVGAAFRALTKKLVRQRILRDKVRIDGRGLEDIRQLSAEVDVVPRVHGSALFERGETQILGVTTLNMLRMEMQLDTLSPETRKRYMHNYNFPPYSTGETGRVGSPKRREIGHGALAERALVPVLPTREEFPYAIRQVSEALGSNGSTSMGSVCASTMSLLNAGVPLRAPVAGIAMGLVSDTVENAAGETETAYAALTDILGAEDAFGDMDFKVAGTKDFVTAIQLDTKLDGIPASVLASALTQARNARLHILDVMAEAISEPDEMSPNAPRVISVKVPVDKIGEVIGPKGKMINQIQEETGAQISIEDDGTVYIGATDGPSAEAARSQINAIANPQMPEVGERYVGTVVKTTTFGAFISLTPGKDGLLHISKMRQLNGGKRVENVEDVLSVGQKVQVEIAEIDARGKLSLVPVTEGGQDGDTAGDDADAAGDDA, from the coding sequence GTGGAGGGTTCCCAGCACGACGGCGTCGCCGTCACCGAGGCCGTCATCGACAACGGCTCCTTCGGCACCCGCACCGTCCGCTTCGAGACCGGCCGGCTGGCCCGGCAGGCCGCCGGCTCGGTGGTCGCCTACCTCGACGACGAGACGATGCTCCTGTCGGCCACCACGGCCGGCAAGCACCCGAAGGAGCACTTCGACTTCTTCCCGCTCACCGTTGACGTCGAGGAGCGGATGTACGCCGCGGGCCGGATCCCCGGCTCGTTCTTCCGCCGCGAGGGCCGGCCGAGCACCGACGCCATCCTCACCTGCCGCCTCATCGACCGGCCGCTGCGGCCGTCGTTCGTCTCCGGGCTGCGCAACGAGGTCCAGGTCGTCATCACGGTGATGGCGCTGCACCCCGACGACGCCTACGACGTCGTCGCGATCAACGCCGCCTCGGCGTCCACCCAGCTGTCCGGCCTGCCGTTCTCCGGCCCGATCGGCGGCGTCCGGGTGGCGCTCGTCGAGGGCCAGTGGGTGGCCTTCCCGCGGCACTCCGAGCTGGAGCGCGCGGTGTTCGACATGGTCGTCGCCGGCCGCGTCGTGTCCGGCTCCGGCGCGGACGCCGACGTCGCGATCATGATGGTCGAGGCGGAGGCCACCGAGACCTCGTGGGACCTCATCTCCGAGGGGGCCACCGCGCCGACCGAGGAGGTCGTCGCCGAGGGCCTCGAGGCGGCCAAGCCGTTCATCGCCGAGCTATGCCGGGCTCAGCAGCAGCTCGCGGACGCCGCTCGCAAGGAGACCGTGGAGTTCCCGCGGTTCCTGGACTACACCGACGACGTGCTGGAGGCCGTCACCGAGCTGGCCGCCGACGACCTGGCGCAGGCGCTGACCATCGCCGGCAAGCAGGAGCGCGAGAGCCGGCTCGACGAGCTGAAGGCGTCGGTCCGCGAGCGGCTCGCCGACCGCTTCGAGGGCCGCGACAAGGAGGTCGGCGCCGCGTTCCGCGCGCTGACCAAGAAGCTGGTCCGTCAGCGGATCCTGCGGGACAAGGTGCGCATCGACGGCCGAGGCCTGGAGGACATCCGGCAGCTGTCCGCCGAGGTGGACGTCGTCCCGCGGGTGCACGGGTCGGCCCTGTTCGAGCGCGGCGAGACCCAGATCCTCGGCGTCACCACGCTGAACATGCTCCGGATGGAGATGCAGCTCGACACGCTCTCCCCGGAGACGCGCAAGCGGTACATGCACAACTACAACTTCCCGCCGTACTCGACCGGCGAGACCGGCCGGGTCGGCAGCCCCAAGCGGCGAGAGATCGGCCACGGCGCGCTCGCCGAGCGGGCGCTCGTGCCGGTGCTGCCCACCCGCGAGGAGTTCCCCTACGCGATCCGGCAGGTCTCCGAGGCGCTGGGGTCCAACGGGTCGACGTCCATGGGGTCGGTCTGCGCCTCGACGATGTCGCTGCTCAACGCCGGCGTGCCGCTGCGCGCCCCGGTCGCGGGCATCGCGATGGGACTGGTGTCCGACACCGTCGAGAACGCCGCCGGCGAGACCGAGACCGCGTACGCGGCCCTGACCGACATCCTCGGCGCCGAGGACGCGTTCGGTGACATGGACTTCAAGGTCGCCGGCACGAAGGACTTCGTCACCGCGATCCAGCTCGACACCAAGCTCGACGGGATCCCGGCGTCCGTGCTCGCCTCTGCGCTGACCCAGGCCCGCAACGCCCGGCTGCACATCCTCGACGTCATGGCCGAGGCGATCAGCGAGCCGGACGAGATGTCCCCGAACGCCCCGCGGGTCATCTCCGTCAAGGTCCCGGTCGACAAGATCGGTGAGGTCATCGGCCCGAAGGGCAAGATGATCAACCAGATCCAGGAGGAGACCGGGGCCCAGATCTCCATCGAGGACGACGGCACCGTCTACATCGGCGCCACCGACGGGCCGTCCGCCGAGGCCGCGCGCTCGCAGATCAACGCGATCGCCAACCCGCAGATGCCGGAGGTGGGGGAGCGCTACGTCGGCACGGTCGTCAAGACGACGACGTTCGGCGCGTTCATCTCGCTGACCCCCGGCAAGGACGGCCTGCTGCACATCTCCAAGATGCGCCAGCTCAACGGCGGCAAGCGGGTGGAGAACGTCGAGGACGTGCTGTCCGTCGGGCAGAAGGTCCAGGTGGAGATCGCCGAGATCGACGCCCGCGGCAAGCTCTCGCTCGTCCCGGTGACCGAGGGCGGTCAGGACGGCGACACCGCTGGTGACGACGCGGACGCCGCTGGGGACGACGCCTGA
- a CDS encoding insulinase family protein, producing MGVPLPLTTGHPDGRTSRLAGEAGGAEVRRSVLPGGVRVLTESMPSMRSATVGAWVGVGSRDEAEGHHGSTHFLEHLLFKGTARRSAMDIAAAFDEVGGEANAATGKEHTCYYARVLDADLPMAVDVICDMVTSARIAPEDVDSERGVILEELAMNDDDPADVVHERFAEVVLGGHPLGRPIGGTPQTIRAVPAEAIRAHYERHYEPGTLVVTAAGGVDHEALCRLVEDSLAGAGWPMEDAAGPRPRRTPDPDGVRLPAGGRLTVRRSTEQANVILGGPGLVATDERRFTLAVLNAVLGGGMSSRLFQEVRENRGLAYSVYSFSAGYADAGYFGLYAGCAPARVPEVVELLAEQWHAVATGGITEEELVRGVGQVSGSTVLAMEDTGSRMSRLGKAELVHGEFMGVDETLDRFRAVTTEDVRDLAAELWQAPHSLVVVGPFDDDPVPVVP from the coding sequence GTGGGCGTCCCGCTCCCGCTGACCACCGGCCACCCCGACGGCCGGACGTCTCGGCTCGCCGGGGAGGCGGGCGGCGCCGAGGTGCGCCGCTCCGTCCTCCCCGGCGGGGTCCGGGTGCTCACCGAGTCGATGCCCTCGATGCGCTCGGCGACCGTCGGGGCGTGGGTGGGCGTCGGCTCCCGGGACGAGGCCGAGGGCCACCACGGCTCGACCCACTTCCTCGAGCACCTGCTGTTCAAGGGCACCGCCCGGCGCTCGGCGATGGACATCGCGGCGGCCTTCGACGAGGTCGGCGGAGAGGCCAACGCCGCCACCGGCAAGGAGCACACCTGCTACTACGCGCGGGTGCTCGACGCCGACCTGCCGATGGCGGTCGACGTCATCTGCGACATGGTCACCTCTGCACGGATCGCGCCGGAGGACGTCGACAGCGAGCGCGGGGTGATCCTCGAGGAGCTGGCGATGAACGACGACGACCCCGCGGACGTCGTCCACGAGCGGTTCGCCGAGGTGGTGCTCGGCGGCCACCCGCTCGGCCGGCCGATCGGCGGCACCCCGCAGACCATCCGCGCCGTCCCGGCCGAGGCCATCCGGGCCCACTACGAGCGGCACTACGAACCGGGCACACTCGTCGTCACCGCTGCCGGCGGCGTCGACCACGAGGCGCTGTGCCGGCTCGTCGAGGACTCCCTGGCCGGTGCCGGCTGGCCGATGGAGGACGCGGCCGGTCCCCGTCCCCGACGGACCCCTGACCCGGACGGCGTCCGCCTTCCCGCCGGTGGCCGGCTGACCGTCCGTCGCAGCACCGAGCAGGCCAACGTGATCCTCGGCGGACCCGGGCTGGTGGCGACCGACGAGCGGCGGTTCACCCTCGCCGTCCTCAACGCCGTGCTCGGCGGCGGGATGAGCAGTCGGCTCTTCCAGGAGGTCCGGGAGAACCGCGGCCTGGCGTACTCGGTGTACTCCTTCTCCGCCGGGTACGCCGACGCCGGCTACTTCGGCCTGTACGCCGGCTGCGCGCCGGCCCGCGTGCCCGAGGTGGTCGAGCTGCTGGCCGAGCAGTGGCACGCCGTCGCCACCGGTGGCATCACCGAGGAGGAGCTGGTCCGTGGCGTCGGCCAGGTCAGTGGCAGCACGGTGCTGGCCATGGAAGACACCGGGTCCCGGATGAGCCGGCTGGGCAAGGCCGAGCTCGTGCACGGGGAGTTCATGGGGGTCGACGAGACCCTGGACCGGTTCCGGGCGGTCACCACCGAGGACGTCCGGGACCTCGCCGCCGAGCTGTGGCAGGCCCCGCACTCGCTCGTCGTCGTCGGTCCGTTCGACGACGACCCCGTCCCCGTCGTCCCCTAG
- a CDS encoding riboflavin synthase, with protein MFTGIVEELGEVLGTESGPSSARLTVRGPVVTADARHGDSIAVNGVCLTVTDQPAPDAFTADVMLETLERTTLGGLRLGDPVNLERAVPAGARLGGHVVQGHVDGVGRVVARTRGDRWETVRIEVPAALARYVAEKGSVAVDGTSLTVAAVHDDPAPSFSVGLIPTTLAATTLGRAAPGARVNLEVDVIAKYVERLLTAGAAS; from the coding sequence ATGTTCACCGGCATCGTCGAGGAGCTCGGCGAGGTCCTCGGCACGGAGAGCGGGCCGAGCAGCGCCCGGCTCACCGTGCGCGGCCCCGTGGTCACGGCGGACGCCCGGCACGGCGACTCGATCGCCGTCAACGGGGTCTGCCTGACCGTCACCGACCAGCCCGCTCCCGACGCCTTCACGGCCGACGTCATGCTCGAGACCCTCGAGCGGACGACGCTCGGCGGCCTGCGGCTCGGCGACCCGGTGAACCTCGAGCGCGCGGTGCCCGCCGGTGCCCGCCTCGGCGGCCACGTCGTCCAGGGGCACGTCGACGGGGTCGGACGGGTCGTGGCGCGCACCCGGGGGGACCGGTGGGAGACGGTACGCATCGAGGTGCCCGCCGCCCTGGCCCGCTACGTCGCCGAGAAGGGGTCGGTGGCCGTCGACGGCACCTCGCTGACCGTCGCGGCCGTCCACGACGACCCCGCCCCGTCGTTCTCCGTGGGTCTCATCCCGACCACGCTCGCCGCCACCACGCTCGGCCGCGCAGCCCCGGGCGCCCGCGTCAACCTGGAGGTCGACGTCATCGCCAAGTACGTGGAGCGGCTGCTGACGGCCGGTGCGGCGTCGTGA
- a CDS encoding bifunctional 3,4-dihydroxy-2-butanone-4-phosphate synthase/GTP cyclohydrolase II → MSAPAVRLDPVERAVAEIAAGRPVVVVDDVERENEGDLVMAADAVTAEWMAFFVRHTSGVVCVPMTGDALDRLRVPLMTPHNEERMRTAYTVTVDARVGVTTGISAADRTRTVRVLADPASTPEDLAQPGHVLPLRARDGGVLVRRGHTEAAVDLARLAGRQPAGVIAELVEDDGGMRRAPSCRRFADEHGLAMVSIEDLVAHRRRHDRLVDRAATTRLPTRHGEFTAVGYADRVDGSEHLALVAGDLVEGRLVDGRDVLVRVHSECLTGDVLGSQRCDCGPQLDAALAEVARTGRGVVVYLRGHEGRGIGLLAKLRAYALQDAGLDTVDANLELGLPADAREYAAAAQVLADLGVRSVRLLTNNPDKVAGLRRYGVEVTERVGLTVGVRPENIDYLRTKRDRMGHDLPDDLGVRA, encoded by the coding sequence GTGAGCGCCCCCGCGGTCCGGCTGGACCCGGTCGAGCGCGCCGTTGCCGAGATCGCCGCCGGCCGGCCGGTCGTCGTCGTGGACGACGTCGAGCGGGAGAACGAGGGCGACCTCGTGATGGCCGCGGACGCCGTGACCGCCGAGTGGATGGCCTTCTTCGTCCGGCACACCTCCGGGGTGGTCTGCGTGCCGATGACCGGTGACGCCCTCGACCGCCTGCGGGTGCCGTTGATGACCCCGCACAACGAGGAGCGGATGCGCACCGCGTACACGGTGACGGTCGACGCGCGGGTCGGCGTCACGACCGGGATCTCGGCCGCCGACCGCACCCGCACCGTCCGGGTTCTCGCCGACCCGGCCAGCACGCCGGAGGACCTCGCCCAACCCGGCCACGTGCTGCCGCTGCGGGCACGCGACGGCGGCGTGCTCGTGCGCCGCGGGCACACCGAGGCCGCGGTCGACCTGGCCCGCCTCGCCGGCCGGCAGCCCGCCGGCGTCATCGCCGAGCTCGTCGAGGACGACGGTGGGATGCGCCGGGCACCGTCGTGCCGCCGGTTCGCCGACGAGCACGGGCTGGCGATGGTGTCCATCGAGGACCTCGTCGCCCACCGCCGCCGGCACGACCGGCTCGTCGACCGGGCTGCCACCACGAGGCTGCCGACCCGGCACGGTGAGTTCACCGCCGTCGGGTACGCCGACCGGGTCGACGGCAGCGAGCACCTGGCCCTCGTCGCCGGGGACCTCGTGGAGGGGCGGCTCGTCGACGGCCGCGACGTCCTCGTCCGGGTGCACTCCGAGTGCCTCACCGGGGACGTGCTCGGCTCCCAGCGCTGTGACTGCGGCCCCCAGCTGGACGCCGCGCTCGCGGAGGTCGCCCGCACCGGACGCGGCGTCGTCGTCTACCTGCGCGGGCACGAGGGCCGCGGGATCGGGCTGCTCGCCAAGCTGCGGGCCTACGCGCTGCAGGACGCCGGTCTCGACACGGTCGACGCCAACCTCGAGCTGGGACTGCCCGCCGACGCGCGGGAGTACGCGGCGGCCGCGCAGGTCCTCGCCGACCTCGGGGTGCGCAGCGTCCGGCTGCTGACCAACAACCCCGACAAGGTCGCGGGACTGCGCCGGTACGGCGTCGAGGTCACCGAGCGCGTCGGTCTCACCGTCGGCGTCCGGCCGGAGAACATCGACTACCTGCGCACCAAGCGCGACCGGATGGGCCACGACCTGCCCGACGACCTCGGGGTGCGGGCGTGA
- a CDS encoding 6,7-dimethyl-8-ribityllumazine synthase → MSGTGAPTPTMPDGAQGLRVAVVAAQWHETVMAGLLDGARRALADAGVREVTEVRVPGSFELPVAAARLAVAGADAVVALGVVVRGETPHFDYVCQAATTGLTQVAVSTGVPVGFGVLTVDTEQQALDRAGLDGSREDKGYEAVHAALSTVLALRAEGA, encoded by the coding sequence GTGAGCGGGACCGGGGCCCCGACCCCGACGATGCCGGACGGCGCGCAGGGGCTTCGGGTCGCGGTGGTCGCCGCCCAGTGGCACGAGACGGTGATGGCCGGGCTCCTGGACGGCGCCCGCCGGGCCCTCGCCGACGCCGGCGTCCGGGAGGTCACCGAGGTCCGCGTCCCCGGCTCCTTCGAGCTGCCGGTCGCGGCGGCGCGGCTGGCGGTGGCCGGCGCCGACGCCGTCGTCGCCCTCGGTGTCGTCGTCCGCGGCGAGACGCCGCACTTCGACTACGTCTGCCAGGCCGCGACGACCGGGCTCACCCAGGTCGCGGTGTCCACCGGCGTGCCCGTCGGGTTCGGCGTGCTCACCGTGGACACCGAGCAGCAGGCGCTCGACCGGGCGGGGCTCGACGGGTCCCGCGAGGACAAGGGCTACGAGGCCGTCCACGCCGCCCTCAGCACCGTGCTGGCCCTGCGGGCCGAGGGCGCCTGA
- a CDS encoding 4-hydroxy-tetrahydrodipicolinate reductase, producing MVRVAVIGASGRMGGQACQAVEGADDLELVARIGRDDPLERIVEARADVAVELSVPDAAPGNVAFCVDHGVHAVVGTTGWDEPALADLRARLERHPDVGVLVAPNFALGAVLAMRFAEMAAPYFESVEVVELHHPEKVDAPSGTARRTAEQVAAARRAAGTGPSPDATVSALAGARGADVDGVRVHSVRLRGLVAHQEVLLGGAGEQLTLRHDSFDRVSFMPGVLHGVRTVASRPGLTVGLEHYLDLG from the coding sequence ATGGTGCGGGTGGCCGTGATCGGCGCGAGCGGGCGGATGGGCGGCCAGGCCTGCCAGGCCGTGGAGGGCGCTGACGACCTCGAGCTCGTCGCCCGGATCGGTCGCGACGACCCGTTGGAGCGCATCGTCGAGGCGCGGGCCGACGTCGCCGTCGAGCTGTCCGTCCCGGACGCCGCCCCGGGCAACGTGGCCTTCTGCGTCGACCACGGCGTGCACGCGGTGGTCGGGACGACCGGCTGGGACGAGCCCGCACTCGCCGACCTGCGCGCCCGGCTGGAACGGCACCCGGACGTCGGCGTGCTCGTCGCCCCGAACTTCGCCCTCGGCGCCGTCCTGGCCATGCGGTTCGCCGAGATGGCCGCCCCGTACTTCGAGTCGGTCGAGGTGGTCGAGCTCCACCACCCGGAGAAGGTGGACGCCCCCAGCGGGACGGCCCGCCGCACCGCCGAGCAGGTGGCCGCGGCCCGCCGGGCCGCCGGTACCGGTCCCAGCCCGGACGCCACCGTCTCGGCCCTGGCGGGGGCCCGGGGCGCGGACGTCGACGGCGTCCGGGTGCACAGCGTGCGGCTGCGCGGCCTGGTCGCCCACCAGGAGGTGCTGCTCGGCGGGGCGGGGGAGCAGCTGACCCTCCGGCACGACTCCTTCGACCGGGTCTCGTTCATGCCGGGGGTGCTGCACGGGGTGCGCACGGTGGCGTCCCGGCCGGGTCTGACCGTCGGCCTCGAGCACTACCTGGACCTGGGGTGA
- a CDS encoding DUF1624 domain-containing protein yields MSGLAAGATGQRAAPVGRRLAGVDVARGLALLGMMSVHVLPRTDADGSLSLAYAVSSGRASALFAVLAGVGLALAGAGARAVLARAAVVAAIGLTLGLLPTPVAIILVNYGLLFVLAVPFLRLRARTLAVLAGAWLVVSPVVGHVLRPAVPPPSGANPSWLSLGDPVGLLTELLLTGYYPALQWTGYLLVGLAVGRSRLNRTRTAVGLGLGGLLLAAAASVLSAVLLDAGGAAAVDADRWFYGVTPTESWWWLAVDSPHAGTPPDLLHTTGTALAVLGGCLLLAPWAGRLLLPLAAAGSMTLTLYSVHVVALGLGLRELTWHVVGALVIGTLWRSTGQRGPLEALAAAAARSAARPVSRAG; encoded by the coding sequence ATGAGCGGCCTCGCGGCCGGAGCCACCGGGCAGCGGGCCGCCCCGGTCGGGCGGCGGCTGGCCGGGGTGGACGTCGCCCGCGGACTGGCGCTGCTGGGGATGATGTCGGTGCACGTGCTGCCGCGCACGGACGCCGACGGCTCCCTCTCCCTCGCCTACGCGGTGTCCTCCGGGCGGGCGTCGGCGCTGTTCGCCGTCCTGGCCGGCGTCGGGCTCGCCCTGGCCGGCGCCGGTGCCCGCGCCGTCCTGGCCCGGGCCGCCGTGGTGGCCGCGATCGGGCTCACCCTCGGGCTGCTGCCCACCCCGGTCGCGATCATCCTCGTGAACTACGGGCTGCTGTTCGTCCTCGCCGTGCCGTTCCTGCGGCTGCGGGCGCGAACGCTCGCGGTGCTCGCCGGGGCGTGGCTGGTGGTCAGCCCCGTGGTGGGGCACGTCCTGCGGCCGGCGGTACCTCCGCCGTCCGGAGCCAACCCGTCGTGGCTGTCGCTCGGTGACCCGGTGGGCCTGCTCACCGAGCTGCTGCTGACCGGGTACTACCCGGCGCTGCAGTGGACCGGCTACCTGCTCGTCGGCCTGGCGGTGGGGCGCAGCCGGCTGAACCGGACGCGGACGGCGGTCGGGCTGGGCCTCGGTGGCCTGCTGCTCGCGGCCGCGGCGTCAGTGCTGTCCGCCGTGCTGCTGGACGCCGGCGGGGCGGCCGCCGTCGACGCCGACCGGTGGTTCTACGGGGTGACCCCGACCGAGTCCTGGTGGTGGCTGGCCGTCGACTCCCCGCATGCCGGGACCCCGCCCGACCTGCTGCACACGACCGGGACGGCGCTCGCCGTCCTCGGCGGGTGCCTGCTGCTGGCACCCTGGGCCGGGCGGCTGCTGCTCCCCCTGGCCGCAGCCGGGTCGATGACCCTGACGCTGTACTCGGTGCACGTCGTCGCGCTCGGCCTCGGCCTGCGGGAGCTGACCTGGCACGTCGTCGGGGCCCTGGTGATCGGGACGCTGTGGCGGTCGACCGGTCAGCGGGGGCCGCTCGAGGCGCTGGCCGCGGCGGCCGCGCGGAGCGCGGCCCGGCCGGTCAGCCGTGCAGGCTGA
- a CDS encoding AzlD domain-containing protein, giving the protein MAPAAPPGRPRRGRRRGGRRGGDDPRPAGRGAGAARRRRRRRRRPPAAAGRGDPVTGWVAVLAASAACYLLKLGGYLVPARLLTGERARRLAALVTVALLAALVGVQTFGGDAGLVLDARVAAVAVAALALWLRAPFILVVVLAAAVAAGLRAAGVG; this is encoded by the coding sequence GTGGCCCCGGCTGCGCCACCGGGACGCCCGCGCCGTGGCCGCCGGCGCGGCGGTCGTCGCGGTGGCGACGACCCCCGGCCTGCCGGCCGGGGTGCCGGTGCTGCTCGCCGCCGGCGTCGCCGTCGTCGTCGGCCTCCTGCCGCGGCCGGTCGGGGGGACCCGGTGACCGGCTGGGTGGCGGTGCTGGCCGCCTCCGCCGCCTGCTACCTGCTCAAGCTCGGCGGCTACCTCGTCCCTGCCCGGCTGCTGACCGGGGAGCGCGCCCGGCGGCTGGCCGCCCTCGTCACCGTCGCGCTGCTCGCCGCCCTGGTGGGAGTGCAGACATTCGGCGGGGACGCCGGGCTCGTCCTCGACGCCCGGGTCGCGGCGGTGGCCGTCGCGGCGCTCGCACTGTGGCTGAGGGCGCCGTTCATCCTGGTGGTCGTGCTCGCCGCGGCGGTGGCGGCCGGGCTGCGCGCCGCCGGGGTCGGATGA
- a CDS encoding GNAT family N-acetyltransferase, with amino-acid sequence MPRVETPDVLTGPGADASVRAATAGDVPAIGAVHSRAWRTAYSGLLPAEVLEALAPEALAEAWRPAVSAPPSPGHRVLVAAAGPTVVGFAAAEPDGEVVALLVDPAHQRRGHGSRLLNAVADLLREAGGERIGTWTPEQDAPRLAFLRTSGLEPDGRRRTLELPGGATLEEVHLHAGLAS; translated from the coding sequence ATGCCGCGGGTGGAGACGCCCGACGTGCTGACCGGACCCGGCGCCGACGCCTCCGTGCGCGCGGCCACCGCCGGCGACGTCCCCGCCATCGGCGCCGTGCACTCCCGCGCCTGGCGGACGGCCTACTCCGGGCTGCTGCCCGCCGAGGTGCTCGAGGCGCTGGCACCGGAGGCCCTGGCCGAGGCGTGGCGACCCGCGGTGAGCGCTCCGCCCTCCCCCGGTCACCGGGTGCTCGTCGCCGCGGCCGGTCCGACCGTCGTGGGGTTCGCCGCGGCCGAGCCGGACGGCGAGGTGGTCGCGCTGCTCGTCGACCCCGCCCACCAGCGGCGCGGGCACGGGTCCCGGTTGCTCAACGCGGTCGCCGACCTGCTCCGTGAGGCCGGGGGTGAGCGGATCGGCACCTGGACGCCGGAGCAGGACGCGCCGCGACTGGCGTTCCTGCGCACCAGCGGGCTGGAGCCGGACGGCCGGCGGCGCACCCTCGAGCTGCCGGGTGGCGCCACTCTGGAGGAGGTCCACCTGCACGCGGGGCTGGCGTCGTGA
- a CDS encoding FAD-dependent thymidylate synthase, with amino-acid sequence MTDDFEITFRSDVTVELVRASAQDADVVFAARVSTKGEQSLQDVDADAQRSAGLINYLMRDRHGSPFEHNSMTFYVQAPIFVFREWMRHRIASYNEESGRYRELRPVFYVPGPQRHLVQEGKPGQYVFVPGTPDQHALVDEQIRAACEQAYAAYRRMLDAGIAREVARIVLPVTTYSSMYVTMNARSLMNFLSLRTKREDARFPSFPQREIEMAAEQMESHWARLMPLTHAAFEQNGRVAP; translated from the coding sequence GTGACCGACGACTTCGAGATCACCTTCCGCAGCGACGTCACCGTCGAGCTGGTGCGCGCCAGCGCTCAGGACGCGGACGTCGTGTTCGCCGCGAGGGTGTCGACGAAGGGTGAGCAGAGCCTCCAGGACGTCGACGCCGACGCCCAGCGGTCCGCCGGGCTCATCAACTACCTCATGCGGGACCGGCACGGCAGCCCGTTCGAGCACAACTCGATGACCTTCTACGTGCAGGCGCCGATCTTCGTGTTCCGGGAGTGGATGCGCCACCGGATCGCCTCCTACAACGAGGAGAGCGGTCGGTACCGAGAGCTGCGACCGGTGTTCTACGTCCCCGGGCCGCAGCGGCACCTGGTCCAGGAGGGCAAGCCGGGGCAGTACGTCTTCGTCCCCGGCACGCCGGACCAGCACGCGCTCGTCGACGAGCAGATCCGGGCCGCCTGCGAGCAGGCCTACGCCGCCTACCGCCGGATGCTCGACGCCGGGATCGCCCGCGAGGTCGCCCGGATCGTGCTGCCGGTGACCACCTACTCCTCGATGTACGTGACGATGAACGCCCGCTCGCTGATGAACTTCCTGTCGTTGCGGACCAAGCGCGAGGACGCCCGGTTCCCGTCCTTCCCGCAGCGGGAGATCGAGATGGCGGCGGAGCAGATGGAGAGTCACTGGGCCCGGCTCATGCCGTTGACCCACGCCGCCTTCGAGCAGAACGGCCGCGTCGCGCCCTGA